A genomic window from Micromonospora ferruginea includes:
- a CDS encoding SDR family oxidoreductase has product MNPPLTGKVALVAGATRGAGRQIAVQLGAAGATVYATGRTTRDRRSEMDRPETIEETAELVTAAGGTGVAVAVDHLDPEQVRKLVERIDAEQGRLDVLVNDIWGADPLITWEKPVWEQPLDAGFRTLRLAVDTHIITSHFALPLLIRRPGGLVVEIGDGTKAYNDATYRLSVFYDLAKVSVNRLGFTQAHELAPHGCTALALTPGWLRSEAMLEHFGVTEATWRDGAKTDPHFVMSETPAFVGRAVAALAADPDRHRWNGQSLDSGGLAQEYGFTDLDGTRPHWARYHDEVVAPGKPADDSGYR; this is encoded by the coding sequence ATGAACCCACCACTGACCGGAAAGGTCGCGCTGGTCGCGGGCGCGACCCGCGGCGCCGGCCGGCAGATCGCCGTCCAGCTCGGCGCCGCCGGGGCCACCGTCTACGCCACCGGCCGCACCACCCGGGACCGCCGCTCCGAGATGGACCGGCCGGAGACCATCGAGGAGACCGCCGAGCTGGTCACCGCCGCCGGCGGCACCGGCGTCGCGGTCGCCGTCGACCACCTCGACCCCGAGCAGGTACGCAAGCTCGTCGAACGGATCGACGCCGAGCAGGGCCGCCTCGACGTGCTGGTCAACGACATCTGGGGCGCCGACCCGCTGATCACCTGGGAGAAGCCGGTCTGGGAACAGCCGCTCGACGCCGGCTTCCGCACGCTCCGGCTGGCCGTCGACACCCACATCATCACCAGCCACTTCGCGTTGCCGCTGCTGATCCGCAGGCCGGGCGGGCTGGTCGTCGAGATCGGCGACGGCACGAAGGCGTACAACGACGCGACCTACCGCCTGTCCGTCTTCTACGACCTGGCCAAGGTGTCGGTGAACCGGCTCGGCTTCACCCAGGCGCACGAGCTGGCCCCGCACGGCTGCACCGCGCTCGCGCTCACCCCCGGCTGGCTGCGCTCCGAGGCGATGCTGGAGCACTTCGGCGTCACCGAGGCGACCTGGCGCGACGGCGCGAAGACCGACCCGCACTTCGTCATGTCCGAGACGCCGGCGTTCGTCGGGCGGGCGGTGGCCGCGCTGGCCGCCGACCCGGACCGGCACCGCTGGAACGGGCAGTCGCTGGACAGCGGCGGGCTGGCCCAGGAGTACGGCTTCACCGACCTCGACGGCACCCGCCCGCACTGGGCCCGCTACCACGACGAGGTGGTGGCGCCGGGCAAGCCGGCCGACGACAGCGGCTACCGCTGA
- a CDS encoding EI24 domain-containing protein has product MNASRTVAPVTGVVTRFLGGAGLLLRGFGMYVRSPKLMLLGVVPALISGVLYLALFATLIYFVDDLAAWLTPFADDWSSTPRGLLRVAAGLAVVGVAALVGVLTFTAVTLAVGDPFYEAISERVEDRLGGTPGMVEVPFWASMRRSIADSLRLVAISALVGVPLFAAGFIPLVGQTVVPVVGALVGGWFLALELVGAPFQRRGMRLPDRRSRLKADRPTALGFGVAVFLCFLIPLGAVLVMPAAVAGAALLARRSLGQHVEER; this is encoded by the coding sequence GTGAACGCCTCCCGTACCGTCGCGCCCGTGACCGGCGTGGTCACCCGCTTCCTCGGCGGCGCCGGGCTGCTGCTGCGCGGCTTCGGCATGTACGTCCGCAGCCCGAAACTGATGCTGCTCGGCGTCGTGCCGGCGCTCATCTCCGGCGTGCTCTACCTGGCACTCTTCGCCACCCTGATCTATTTCGTGGACGACCTGGCCGCCTGGCTGACCCCGTTCGCCGACGACTGGTCGTCGACCCCGCGCGGGCTGCTGCGGGTCGCCGCCGGGCTGGCCGTCGTCGGGGTGGCCGCGCTGGTCGGGGTGCTCACCTTCACCGCGGTCACGCTGGCCGTCGGCGACCCGTTCTACGAGGCCATCTCCGAGCGGGTCGAGGACCGGCTCGGCGGCACCCCGGGCATGGTGGAGGTGCCGTTCTGGGCCTCAATGCGGCGCAGCATTGCCGACTCGTTGCGCCTGGTGGCGATCTCCGCGCTGGTCGGCGTACCCCTCTTCGCGGCCGGTTTCATCCCGCTGGTGGGCCAGACGGTGGTGCCGGTGGTCGGCGCCCTGGTGGGTGGCTGGTTCCTGGCCCTGGAGCTGGTCGGCGCGCCGTTCCAGCGGCGCGGGATGCGGCTGCCGGACCGGCGGTCGCGGCTGAAGGCCGACCGGCCGACCGCGCTCGGCTTCGGGGTGGCGGTCTTCCTGTGCTTCCTGATCCCGCTCGGCGCGGTGCTGGTCATGCCGGCCGCCGTCGCCGGGGCCGCCCTGCTGGCCCGCCGGTCGCTGGGCCAGCACGTCGAGGAGCGTTGA
- a CDS encoding GNAT family N-acetyltransferase, whose translation MSEAEIRRALPDDAAAVVALRAVVFPYLVRGVESTRRMIAEPPPGEGWAAWVAEADGEVVGWVSAYRNTQTSTPGVGEISTLHVHPDHRGRGAGTALLDVALDHLRTLGSTRVLTHARTESLPFAQRHGFTPSRELRYSALDLDPAPPMPEPPPGVRLLPIAGLDPRRVHRVDSESARDEPGDVPTDALDYDLWLHECWENLGLDREASTVAEVDGELVSLSLVKRDGDRMWSDFTGTLSAHRGRGLGRLTKQAALHLAAGRGVRTAYTSNDEANAPMLAINEALGYRPVDSQWSCRRTLS comes from the coding sequence ATGAGTGAAGCTGAGATCCGTCGCGCCCTACCCGACGACGCGGCCGCCGTGGTGGCGCTGCGCGCGGTGGTCTTTCCCTACCTGGTGCGCGGAGTCGAGTCGACCCGGCGGATGATCGCCGAGCCGCCGCCCGGCGAGGGCTGGGCCGCCTGGGTCGCCGAGGCCGACGGCGAGGTGGTCGGCTGGGTGTCGGCGTACCGGAACACGCAGACCTCGACGCCCGGGGTGGGCGAGATCTCCACCCTGCACGTCCATCCCGACCACCGGGGCCGGGGCGCCGGCACCGCGCTGCTCGACGTCGCGCTCGACCACCTGCGCACGCTCGGGTCGACGCGGGTGCTCACCCACGCCCGCACCGAGTCGCTGCCGTTCGCGCAGCGCCACGGCTTCACGCCCAGCCGCGAGCTGCGCTACTCCGCGCTCGACCTGGACCCGGCCCCGCCGATGCCGGAGCCGCCGCCCGGCGTACGGCTGCTGCCGATCGCCGGGCTCGACCCGCGCCGGGTCCACCGGGTGGACTCCGAGTCGGCCCGGGACGAGCCGGGCGACGTGCCGACCGACGCGCTCGACTACGACCTCTGGCTCCACGAGTGCTGGGAGAACCTGGGGCTGGACCGGGAGGCCAGCACGGTCGCCGAGGTGGACGGCGAACTGGTCTCGCTCAGCCTGGTGAAGCGGGACGGCGACCGGATGTGGTCGGACTTCACCGGCACGCTGTCCGCCCACCGGGGGCGAGGGCTGGGCCGGCTCACCAAGCAGGCCGCGCTGCACCTCGCCGCGGGGCGCGGGGTACGCACCGCGTACACCTCGAACGACGAGGCGAACGCGCCGATGCTGGCGATCAACGAGGCCCTCGGCTACCGGCCGGTGGACAGCCAGTGGTCGTGCCGGCGCACGCTCAGTTGA
- a CDS encoding O-acetyl-ADP-ribose deacetylase, whose protein sequence is MDTVLIEGDITAQQVDAIVNAANSSLLGGGGVDGAIHARGGPAILAECRALRASRYGRGLPTGQAVATTAGDLPARWVVHTVGPVFSPREDRSAALRDCYANSLRVADELGALRVAFPLISAGIYGWPVEDAVAQALRVLHAATPVHVVEARLVLFGADTYATAVRIAAGRLN, encoded by the coding sequence ATGGACACCGTGCTGATCGAGGGCGACATCACCGCCCAGCAGGTCGACGCGATCGTCAACGCGGCGAACTCGTCGCTGCTCGGCGGCGGGGGAGTGGACGGCGCGATCCACGCCCGGGGCGGGCCGGCGATCCTGGCGGAGTGCCGGGCGCTGCGCGCCTCCCGCTACGGGCGGGGCCTGCCGACCGGGCAGGCGGTCGCCACCACGGCGGGTGACCTGCCGGCGCGTTGGGTGGTGCACACCGTCGGGCCGGTCTTCTCGCCGCGCGAGGACCGGTCCGCGGCGCTGCGCGACTGCTACGCCAACAGCCTCCGGGTCGCCGACGAGCTGGGCGCGCTCCGGGTCGCATTCCCGCTGATCTCGGCCGGGATCTACGGCTGGCCGGTCGAGGACGCGGTGGCGCAGGCGTTGCGCGTGCTGCACGCGGCCACACCGGTGCACGTGGTCGAGGCCCGGCTGGTGCTGTTCGGCGCCGACACGTACGCGACCGCGGTGCGGATCGCCGCCGGCCGGCTCAACTGA
- a CDS encoding asparaginase, translated as MGKTYEGGVPLAEVVRSGFVEGVHRGSVVVLDAAGSPVAGAGDVASPIFPRSSNKPMQAIGMLRAGLPLTDPADVALVAASHAGEEFHVERVHALLRDAGLGEDALHCPADLPFGEAAREAVLRAGGGPSRVLMNCSGKHAGMLRTCLAAGWSLDGYWRPEHPLQQRLTATVEEFTGERAAAIGVDGCGAPVHAVSLTGLARAFLRLVTAEPGTAERTVADAMRAYPEMVGGTQADDTRLMRGVPGLLAKIGAEGVMAAAVPGVGAVALKIDDGAARARMPVLTSALSRLDVRAPILTEYAELPLLGGGLPVGALRPLW; from the coding sequence GTGGGAAAGACGTACGAGGGCGGCGTGCCGCTCGCCGAGGTGGTCCGGTCCGGGTTCGTGGAGGGCGTCCACCGTGGTTCCGTGGTGGTGCTCGACGCCGCCGGCTCGCCGGTCGCCGGGGCGGGTGACGTCGCCTCGCCGATCTTCCCCCGCTCGTCGAACAAGCCGATGCAGGCGATCGGCATGCTCCGGGCCGGGTTGCCGCTGACCGACCCGGCCGACGTGGCGCTGGTCGCCGCGAGCCACGCGGGCGAGGAGTTCCACGTCGAGCGGGTGCACGCGTTGCTGCGGGACGCCGGGCTGGGCGAGGACGCGTTGCACTGCCCGGCGGACCTGCCGTTCGGCGAGGCCGCCCGGGAGGCGGTGCTGCGGGCCGGCGGGGGACCGTCGCGGGTGCTGATGAACTGCTCGGGCAAGCACGCCGGGATGCTGCGCACCTGCCTGGCCGCCGGCTGGTCGCTGGACGGCTACTGGCGGCCGGAGCACCCGCTCCAGCAGCGGCTGACCGCCACCGTGGAGGAGTTCACCGGGGAGCGGGCGGCGGCGATCGGGGTGGACGGCTGCGGCGCGCCGGTGCACGCCGTGTCGCTGACCGGCCTGGCGCGTGCCTTCCTGCGGCTGGTCACCGCCGAGCCGGGCACCGCCGAGCGGACCGTGGCGGACGCGATGCGGGCGTACCCGGAGATGGTCGGCGGCACCCAGGCCGACGACACCCGGCTGATGCGCGGCGTACCCGGGCTCCTGGCCAAGATCGGCGCGGAGGGGGTGATGGCGGCGGCGGTCCCGGGCGTCGGCGCGGTCGCCCTGAAGATCGACGACGGCGCGGCCCGCGCGCGGATGCCGGTCCTGACCTCGGCCCTGTCCCGTCTCGACGTGCGCGCCCCGATCCTCACCGAGTACGCCGAACTCCCCCTCCTGGGCGGTGGCCTCCCGGTGGGCGCCCTCCGCCCCCTCTGGTGA
- a CDS encoding alpha/beta fold hydrolase, with the protein MTKIEINGARLEYDEAGDGSVVVLLHAGIADRRMWRAQVPALAQRHRVIVPDLRGYGESELPTTPFAHHDDVVGLLDALGVERAALVGCSFGGRVAVDTALAHPERVSALALFGAPVSGHEWTEETEQLWENLVGDVDPEDFAATAAGEVRFWVVGPNRQPADVDPELIRFAEEMDRRALAAEQALSAIEVGELDPPAVDRLSELRMPVLAAAGADDLPDIRRLADRIAAEAPAGVRLPDIADAAHLVPLERPDPVNAALLDFLP; encoded by the coding sequence GTGACCAAGATCGAGATCAACGGCGCCCGGCTGGAGTACGACGAGGCCGGCGACGGCAGCGTCGTGGTGCTGCTGCACGCCGGCATCGCGGACCGGCGGATGTGGCGCGCGCAGGTGCCGGCGCTCGCGCAGCGGCACCGGGTGATCGTCCCGGACCTGCGCGGCTACGGCGAGTCGGAGCTGCCGACCACCCCGTTCGCCCACCACGACGACGTGGTCGGGCTGCTGGACGCGCTCGGCGTGGAGCGGGCCGCGCTGGTCGGCTGCTCGTTCGGCGGCCGGGTCGCGGTGGACACCGCGCTGGCCCACCCGGAACGGGTGAGCGCGCTGGCGCTGTTCGGCGCCCCGGTCTCCGGCCACGAGTGGACCGAGGAGACCGAGCAGCTCTGGGAGAATCTGGTCGGCGACGTCGACCCGGAGGACTTCGCGGCCACCGCCGCCGGCGAGGTGCGGTTCTGGGTGGTCGGCCCGAACCGGCAGCCGGCGGACGTCGACCCGGAGCTGATCCGGTTCGCCGAGGAGATGGACCGCCGCGCGCTCGCCGCCGAGCAGGCGCTCAGCGCGATCGAGGTGGGCGAACTGGACCCGCCGGCCGTCGACCGGCTGTCCGAGCTGCGGATGCCGGTGCTCGCCGCCGCCGGTGCCGACGACCTCCCCGACATCCGTCGCCTCGCCGACCGCATCGCCGCCGAGGCCCCGGCGGGCGTACGCCTCCCCGACATCGCCGACGCCGCCCACCTGGTCCCGCTGGAGCGCCCCGACCCGGTGAACGCCGCCCTGCTCGACTTCCTCCCCTGA
- a CDS encoding nucleotidyltransferase domain-containing protein translates to MHLLLSGVVGSVAYGLAGPGSDTDRLGVFAAPTVAFHGLRPPRESVVTTDPDVTLHEARKFALLALSGNPTATELMWLPDDCYETRTEFGERLIDIRSAFLSAPRVRDAYLGYASQQFRKLAAAPPDTGGRRRSAKHARHLARLLHQGRVLYATGVLEIRLADPGWFRAFGERVAAGALAEAETLVADAEAEFARTRSPLPERPDEEPVERWLLDVRAAYLPR, encoded by the coding sequence ATGCACCTGCTGCTCTCCGGCGTCGTCGGCTCGGTCGCGTACGGGCTGGCCGGGCCCGGTTCGGACACCGACCGGCTCGGTGTCTTCGCCGCGCCGACCGTCGCGTTCCACGGCCTGCGCCCGCCCCGGGAGTCGGTGGTCACCACCGACCCGGACGTCACCCTGCACGAGGCGCGAAAATTCGCGCTGCTGGCGCTCAGCGGCAACCCGACCGCGACCGAGCTGATGTGGCTGCCGGACGACTGCTACGAGACGCGTACCGAGTTCGGCGAGCGGCTGATCGACATCCGGTCGGCGTTCCTCAGCGCGCCCCGGGTCCGCGACGCCTACCTCGGGTACGCCTCGCAGCAGTTCCGCAAGCTCGCCGCCGCGCCGCCCGACACCGGTGGCCGGCGGCGTTCGGCCAAGCACGCCCGGCACCTGGCCCGGCTGCTGCACCAGGGCCGGGTGCTGTACGCGACCGGGGTGCTGGAGATCCGGCTGGCCGACCCGGGCTGGTTCCGCGCGTTCGGTGAGCGGGTGGCCGCCGGCGCGCTGGCCGAGGCGGAGACGTTGGTGGCGGACGCCGAGGCGGAGTTCGCCCGGACCCGCTCCCCGCTGCCGGAGCGCCCGGACGAGGAGCCCGTGGAACGGTGGCTGCTCGACGTCCGGGCGGCGTACCTGCCGCGCTGA
- a CDS encoding helix-turn-helix transcriptional regulator, giving the protein MRASRLISLVLLLQSRETMTATELARELEVSERTVYRDVLALSAAGVPVYADRGRAGGYRLLGGYRTRLTGLSRDEAEALFLAGLPGPAGDMGLADAVAAAELKVLAALPPSLRDAPARTGQRFHLDVPGWFRESAPPPRLAELARAVWRDRMVELRYRRGDREVTRTVAPYGLVLKNGVWYLVGRVGEAWRTYRVDRVVTVEDGAAGFDRDERFDLGAYWREQGGAFLRELLRERVTVRLGPTGLRLLRYAVDAPFVYSEAVAAAGRPDGQGRLVLRLPVESVDVAYAQLLALGPEAEVLAPPELRARLAEAARRAAALYAEPPEDAEPPENTGQR; this is encoded by the coding sequence GTGCGTGCGTCTCGGCTGATCTCGTTGGTGCTGCTGCTCCAGTCCCGGGAGACGATGACGGCGACCGAGCTGGCCCGCGAGCTGGAGGTCTCCGAACGCACCGTCTACCGGGACGTGCTGGCGCTCTCCGCCGCCGGCGTGCCGGTCTACGCCGACCGGGGCCGGGCCGGCGGCTACCGGCTGCTCGGCGGCTACCGGACCCGGCTGACCGGGCTGAGCCGCGACGAGGCCGAGGCGCTGTTCCTGGCCGGGTTGCCGGGCCCGGCCGGCGACATGGGACTGGCCGACGCGGTGGCCGCCGCCGAGCTGAAGGTGCTGGCCGCGCTGCCGCCGAGCCTGCGGGACGCGCCGGCGCGTACCGGCCAGCGGTTCCACCTGGACGTGCCGGGCTGGTTCCGGGAGTCCGCGCCCCCGCCCCGGCTGGCCGAGCTGGCCCGGGCGGTGTGGCGGGACCGGATGGTGGAGCTGCGCTACCGGCGCGGCGACCGGGAGGTGACCCGGACCGTCGCGCCGTACGGGCTGGTGCTGAAGAACGGGGTCTGGTATCTCGTCGGACGGGTCGGCGAGGCGTGGCGGACGTACCGGGTGGACCGGGTGGTCACCGTCGAGGACGGCGCGGCGGGCTTCGACCGGGATGAGCGCTTCGACCTCGGGGCGTACTGGCGGGAGCAGGGCGGTGCGTTCCTGCGGGAGCTGCTGCGGGAACGGGTCACCGTGCGGCTCGGCCCGACCGGCCTGCGGCTGCTCCGGTACGCGGTGGACGCGCCGTTCGTCTACTCCGAGGCGGTCGCCGCCGCCGGCCGGCCCGACGGGCAGGGCCGGCTGGTGCTCCGGCTGCCCGTCGAGTCGGTCGACGTGGCGTACGCCCAACTGCTGGCGCTCGGCCCCGAGGCGGAGGTGCTGGCCCCGCCGGAGCTGCGGGCGCGGCTGGCCGAGGCGGCCCGGCGCGCGGCGGCGCTGTACGCCGAGCCGCCGGAGGACGCCGAGCCGCCGGAGAACACCGGTCAGCGGTAG
- a CDS encoding alpha/beta fold hydrolase — MRGFRWPPPPDGGPRTWGPGPGGPRTGRPALPEPETELVATPHGVSLERLVTGVGDPVTVFAHGLGNGIATTRPFGSGVAGRRIFFQFRGHGRSDSPAGPWTYLDLARDLRAVADLGGATRAFGASLGAGALCRLLAESPERFEKLVFFLPAVLDTPRGEVARARLTGLLDAVADGDAHALAEAVSLELPPSVRNTPAGWAYLRQRLDQLLRDGLAPGLAGLPEQAALDDVAALAAVTAPALVIACADDDLHPVAVAERLAAALPAATLHVYDRPGVLWTERADLRGRISTFLNG, encoded by the coding sequence GTGAGAGGTTTCCGCTGGCCACCGCCGCCGGACGGCGGCCCCCGCACCTGGGGGCCCGGTCCCGGCGGGCCGCGGACCGGGCGGCCGGCGCTGCCCGAGCCGGAGACGGAGCTGGTCGCCACCCCGCACGGGGTGAGCCTGGAACGCCTGGTCACCGGCGTCGGCGACCCGGTCACCGTGTTCGCGCACGGGCTGGGCAACGGCATCGCCACCACCCGGCCGTTCGGCAGCGGCGTCGCCGGGCGGCGCATCTTCTTCCAGTTCCGCGGGCACGGCCGGTCCGACTCCCCAGCCGGGCCGTGGACCTACCTCGACCTCGCCCGTGACCTGCGCGCGGTCGCCGACCTCGGCGGCGCCACCCGGGCGTTCGGCGCCAGCCTCGGCGCGGGCGCGCTGTGCCGGCTGCTGGCCGAGAGCCCGGAACGCTTCGAGAAACTGGTCTTCTTCCTGCCCGCCGTGCTGGACACGCCGCGCGGCGAGGTGGCCCGGGCCCGCCTCACCGGCCTGCTCGACGCGGTGGCCGACGGCGACGCGCACGCGCTCGCCGAGGCGGTGTCGCTGGAACTGCCGCCGTCGGTCCGCAACACCCCGGCCGGCTGGGCCTACCTGCGGCAACGGCTCGACCAACTGCTGCGCGACGGGCTCGCGCCCGGCCTGGCCGGCCTGCCCGAGCAGGCCGCGCTGGACGACGTGGCCGCGCTCGCCGCGGTCACCGCGCCGGCCCTGGTGATCGCCTGCGCCGACGACGACCTGCATCCGGTCGCCGTCGCCGAGCGGCTGGCCGCCGCGCTTCCGGCGGCCACCCTGCACGTGTACGACCGACCCGGCGTCCTCTGGACCGAACGCGCCGACCTGCGGGGGCGCATCTCGACGTTCCTGAACGGGTAA
- a CDS encoding helix-turn-helix domain-containing protein: MATSKDLPDVGGFIRDLRRNAKISLRQLAEQAGVSNPYLSQIERGLRKPSAEVLQQLASALRVSTPAMYLRAGLLDDKEGQGVLAAIAVDAELTMAQKQSLTQIYETFRRENARLAEATGAAATPAEPTEPVAAPEAPATVAPAATGPVTPDGTPTEAVLESVAVTEAGTAPAPTTAAPERTTARRAARKAAGAAEEEQS, encoded by the coding sequence ATGGCCACCAGCAAGGACCTTCCCGATGTCGGCGGGTTCATTCGCGACCTGCGGCGCAACGCGAAGATCTCGCTGCGTCAGCTCGCCGAGCAGGCGGGCGTCAGCAATCCCTACCTGAGCCAGATCGAGCGCGGGTTGCGCAAGCCGAGCGCCGAGGTGCTCCAGCAGCTCGCCAGCGCGCTCCGGGTCTCCACCCCGGCCATGTACCTGCGGGCCGGGCTCCTCGACGACAAGGAGGGCCAGGGCGTGCTCGCGGCCATCGCGGTCGACGCCGAGCTGACCATGGCCCAGAAGCAGTCGCTCACCCAGATCTACGAGACGTTCCGCCGCGAGAACGCGCGCCTCGCCGAGGCCACCGGTGCCGCCGCGACGCCGGCGGAGCCCACCGAGCCCGTCGCCGCACCCGAGGCCCCGGCCACCGTCGCGCCGGCCGCGACCGGCCCGGTGACGCCCGACGGCACCCCGACCGAGGCGGTCCTCGAGTCGGTCGCCGTCACCGAGGCGGGCACCGCGCCCGCACCGACCACCGCCGCCCCAGAACGCACGACCGCCCGCCGGGCGGCCCGGAAGGCCGCCGGAGCGGCCGAAGAGGAGCAGTCATGA
- a CDS encoding DUF2516 family protein, which yields MAYAAPIFAFEVRSVIQLILLVFALVIQGVALVHAITQRGDGFAAIGTLPKGGWVAILAVCMLLTLLGFGPISLFGLVGIAAGLIYLLDVRPGLRDLHDGRGSW from the coding sequence ATGGCCTACGCCGCGCCGATCTTCGCGTTCGAAGTTCGCTCCGTGATTCAGCTCATCCTGCTCGTCTTCGCCCTGGTCATCCAGGGTGTGGCCCTGGTGCACGCGATCACCCAGCGCGGCGACGGATTCGCCGCGATCGGCACGCTGCCCAAGGGCGGCTGGGTCGCCATCCTGGCGGTCTGCATGCTGCTGACCCTGCTCGGCTTCGGCCCGATCAGCCTGTTCGGACTGGTCGGCATCGCCGCCGGCCTCATCTACCTGCTCGACGTGCGGCCCGGCCTGCGGGACCTGCACGACGGTCGAGGGTCCTGGTGA
- a CDS encoding alanyl-tRNA editing protein, with the protein MGVTHHGRTHRLDLADPTLREWTCRVLAADPEQGIVLDRSAFYPGGGGQPPDHGVLLWQGVQTRIAGTRKADDLWLIPVDGDPLPPVGTEVTGAVEDARRTMLMRTHSGLHVLCGVVFRDFGALVTGGNMEPGEARMDFNLPEVPPDFKARIEELVNAEVATDRSVAVRVLPRADALALPDIIRTQSNLIPPTEQEVRIVDIVGLDVQADGGTHVASTAQIGKVQVVKVESKGRANRRVRVRLAD; encoded by the coding sequence ATGGGCGTCACACACCACGGCCGTACGCACCGCCTCGACCTCGCCGACCCCACGCTGCGTGAGTGGACGTGCCGGGTGCTGGCGGCCGACCCCGAGCAGGGCATCGTGCTGGACCGGTCCGCGTTCTACCCGGGCGGCGGCGGGCAGCCGCCGGACCACGGCGTGCTGCTCTGGCAGGGCGTGCAGACCCGGATCGCGGGCACCCGCAAGGCCGACGACCTCTGGTTGATCCCGGTCGACGGCGACCCGCTGCCGCCGGTCGGCACCGAGGTCACCGGCGCGGTCGAGGACGCCCGGCGGACCATGCTGATGCGCACCCACTCCGGGCTGCACGTGCTCTGCGGCGTGGTCTTCCGGGACTTCGGCGCGCTGGTTACCGGCGGCAACATGGAACCCGGCGAGGCCCGGATGGACTTCAACCTCCCCGAGGTGCCGCCCGACTTCAAGGCGCGCATCGAGGAGCTGGTCAACGCCGAGGTGGCCACCGACCGCTCGGTCGCCGTCCGGGTGCTGCCGCGCGCCGACGCGCTGGCCCTGCCGGACATCATCCGCACCCAGTCCAACCTGATCCCGCCGACCGAGCAGGAGGTGCGGATCGTCGACATCGTCGGGTTGGACGTGCAGGCCGACGGCGGCACCCACGTCGCGTCCACCGCCCAGATCGGCAAGGTCCAGGTGGTCAAGGTGGAGAGCAAGGGGCGGGCCAACCGCCGGGTCCGGGTCCGGCTCGCGGACTGA